TGGCGGAGAGGAAATTGGCGTAGAAGTAGAAGGAAGAACAGGGGATCgggaaagggaagaagaagattgtGAGGAAGAAATGGGCTATGGACTTGGGCCTAGGCCAAGAATTGAGGACGGAATGAGAGGCAATTGGACCATAGTTGAGGACTGTATATGAGACAGAGAGATGGGCTTTGGTTTTGAGTACGGGAAGGAGTCCTAATATTACGTCCCTTGAGATATAAAGCCTTTGAGTTTTTAGATCCAAGCACTTATATCCTATGTGTTTTGAGCTATAACCTAGAAAGAGACAAGGAGTTGAACAGTAATTTAATTTGTGTTTATTGTAGGGACACAAATTAGGCTAACACTCACAtccaaatacttttaaaaaatgataatctgGAACACGATGATAAAtcttaaaaaaggaaaatctatttTTGAGAGTTGGGGAATGCAgtaaattaatgagataaacTACAATTTCAAATGCTTAACCCCAAAAAGTGAATGGGAGAGAGGCATGGGCCAAGAGAACGAGCTCAATTTTAACAATATGTCtatgttttctttcaataagCCCATTTTGTTTATGTGTATGTGGACATGAATATCGATGATGGATACCATGTTTTTGACACAACGGAGTGAGGGGTTTAAATTCACCACCTCCATCAATTTGTAAGGTGTTGAGTTTAGTATTGAACAGTCTTTTAATATAAGGTAAAAAtgtggaaaaaatattgagaacatcatatttaaattttaaaggaCAGAACCAAGTAAACCTTGTAAATTGATCTACAAAGGAAATGTAATACTTGTATCCATTACGAGAAACATAAAGGGATGAGCCCCAAAGGTCAACAGAGGTCCTCTCACTAAGATGAGTTGATGGTGATGAAGAAGAAGTCGTCATAGATGGGAAAATATAAAGGCCATCACGGATGGGTCTGGTGAGGAGGGGCTTCCTCGTCGAGATGTTATTCACAGAAAAGTGAGAGgcatgaaattagaaataacaTGAGTTATCACTACAGAATTTAGAAACAAAGACCAAATATTGGTGATTAAAGGAACATGAATCAATTTTTGAAGAAGAAACGAAGAAGAAGTGGAAGAAAGAGAGGAGTCACCAATGTTCTGTATGGGAAGTCTTGAACCATCACCCACTCGGATCTGTTCACCACCATTGTATGGTTTAGAGGAAATGTTTAAAATGGATAAGTCATGGATGATGTGGTGGGTTGCAGTAGTATCTGGATACCATGTAGCATTAGAGAAAGCACTTGGACTTGTGAATTTTGTAGAGGAGTGATGGGCCTCATACTGGTAGGAATGATCAAACCAATGTCGACATTGTAAGGCTACATGACCAGATTTGTGACAGACTTGACATGTTGAAGGGTGATTGTTGAAGTGCTGAGAATTTGAAGGTGCACTAGTAGAGGAGTATCTGCCAccttgaataaaataatttgatcttCCTCTACCACTACATCCGTTTTGACCACCACGAGGAAAACTTCTACTACGTTGATCACGACCACTAGCAGTAGTAAGGTGAACCGTAGGTTCAAGGGAGGAGGTAGTACTTCTTGTATTGTGCGACATGCGACTTTCATGAAAAATCAACAATTAATAAAGCTCATGAGAAGAGATGGACTCAGCCCATGTGGTCACAAATGTAATAAAAGATTCATATGCAGAGCCAAGATCAGTAAGAAGGTAAGTGACAAACTCTTGATCAGGTAAAGGATTACCAGTTGCAACTAGAATATCTGCAAGGGAACGCACCTTTCCAAAATAGTCTGTAATTGTTTGATCTCTTCGTGTGAGATTAGCAAGTTGGAATTTGATCTAAAATTGATTGGCTTGTGAATGAGAGGCAAACAAGGAAGATAGTGAAAGCCAAAGTTCCCGAGAGGTATTTGCAGAGAGGACATGGCCATTTACTGATTTAGAAAGGGAGGAAAATATAATGTTAAGGACCAATTGATTTGTGtgtttttaggaaaaaaatctGGGTTGGGTTGTGAGATAGAGTCTAATTGAGTTTGATTGAGTGGGTAGAAATTCAGTAGGACAGGGAAGTGTGCCATCAACATAGTGATAGAGGATTTGACCACGAAGGTAAACACTAATTTGTACCTTCCACAATGGATAGTTTTCTGTAGTAAGTTTAATAGTGACAAtatgagaaaaggaagagacaaTGGAAGGATTTGgggaagggagggagggagggagatgtTAACGCCATGGATCAGAAGGACTATGAGTCACAATGCTCTGATATCATATCAAAGAGGCATATTTGCCTAAATTCAATGTGTATTGTATTGCACATCTGAGTGTGTTTATATACAACCTTTTATAGTAGGCCAAGGAATcgaaagagaataaaaaacaGTTACAACAATTTGAGAGGGTGAGCAACAATATTGCCTACGGTTCTTGGGTAGTGCTCTGCTAGCGCTGTGCAGCAGTGTCTTCTGTACTAGTATGTTAATGCATTTatcaaatttggagagagagagagagagatagaaactGATCCAGATCTTGTCAAGCCAAATATATTGATATGAACTCTGTTTCAAAACGTtaggcatgcatgcagtaatTAGTAGCTGTTATAAAGTTGAAGTTGAACACACATTAAACTAAGCAAAGAACCTCGCCTGAAGATTGGATCTTTGCCTCTTTTCAATTCTGTCTACATAAGTGGCCAGTAGTTATTAATACTTTCTATGTTTTAATTTATGCAGTTTCGATCttcttttttatctatatatattatcgtCCTTCTTGATCCATGGTAGTCTATTGAAATGTACATGAGTTCTGTTGTTCTAACTTAATATATTACTAAAGATCAGGCTAATATATCCTATGATGACTAACAACAAGAAATATCATTGCTATGCCTAAAAATGTAATCGTGTCATATGGAGAGAATACCATTGATttgttttcatctttatttttttctaagcaaaaaACATCGATTGCTTACACATAACAACGTATCCTTGAGCATTGAGCATTAAAGAGCCCGGTTTTCCTACTTACTCGAGATTGTGCATGttggattttatattttcagattatATTAATATCTGTTTATGTGCACTTTTTACGATATTGTTGTTATACTTATGGGGATCAGatgtataataaattttattaaaaaataaattatatactacATACTAAATTGAGTGAATGAAATTCCACCTTACTTGAAATGCAAAAGTTCTTAcctcttataattattttaataacaaCATTATAAATCTAATTGTATTCTTGATAAATAATGCTTTTAAAATAGAGTacttcatattaatatatatatatatatatatatatttatataacttcaACATTTCTTCGATCTTAATAATTGAATTTatcttgttttttcaaaaaaaaaaaaaaaaagaatttatccTTGGACACAAACGTACGTACGTGCAGCAGGAGTGATCAAAAGGTGCAATGTCAGCACATTCGGTCATCCAATATCCGATAAAAGCAAGATTTTATGCTTTTCACTGGACGCATTACATTACCTTAtcatgagattttgaaaattttaaaagctTAAAATACGTTTTGAAAACATCTTTTCTAAAGGACATCTGAATTTAAATTAGCAGCttcagactctctctctctctatctctctctccattaTCCAATATTCGATAAGCATCTGAatatatagatatgtatattagcgggaggaaaaaaaaatcaaattcatgCATGAGAACAATATAAGGACGAAAACCGGAAGGGGCAAAGAAAATCATGTCTTTCAGATGCAAATGGTACATCCacaatgagaaaaatgaacatttatgACGGTAATgactatttacgatgaaaataaatttattttaataaaaaataattatttttataaaaaataactaatcacaAATAATATGTTAATTTGACTGCAAGTAAAATCGCGTGGAGATCAAAATtcgctatataatatatataatttattagttgGAAACAAATATTGACAGTAGAAAATTAAACCATGCACTTGTCAAACTCCGgtcaaattctaatatattccaaatatttctcaCTCAGAAAAAAGAATTGGTGCCGTTAatttgaagaaggaaaaaaaagtggaaaatCTTCGGGTCCCTAATTCCCAGATCTCCTAATTGTTGTAGTACAGCAATGAGGCACTCCCGAGTCCCGTCAAACTTGCTTTGCGGCGTCGTGGTGCGATTGCCAAAGTACTCAGATTTGTGTGTTTTCTCGCTTAGCAAACTAATTAGGctgtacatgatatataatgCTTCGTGTCGGCAAAAGAAAATACAACGAATTCGACAAGGAGAAGGGCCTAATTTTAGATTCAAGGCACTTGCCAACAACCTCGATACACCTTTTTTTCCCAACTGAAAGTTCAAAAATCAAACCTGGACCAAATGGGTTTGAAATCAGCTTGATAAGTACTACTAATGagtgcaaaatataaaattttaaaactaacgCCCAATGCCTGCAAAATAATTAGTATTGATGTGGAAACTTAAACTCtatttcaaaggaaagaatCATTATAGAAAAGAATGGCCAAAAGCCGCATGAGTTGGAGGGGAGTCAGAAAATCGTGCATGCATATCCAAACACTGCATTGAGATTATGTTTCACGCGGCCTCGGCAGAACCGTGACAACCTACGGACACAGAAACACGgctaagattatatatatatgtttcacgCTGTGGAGGCTCATGATCACCCGCTAAAAACAGAAAAGCCTACGagcatatataatttgttaagtTTTAGGGGCTCATGCTTTGGCTCAAACAGTTTAAGGATCGATTTTCTTAGTCGTGGAGGAACTCCACACGACACACGAATGTTATCCTTGAATGGGACCGGGCCATGAAATGTCGcttcaaaataaaaagcaaGACGCATCAGTACGCATATATAGGTCCTGCGCGCTGGAGTACTACTGGGGTGCCCCACCCACAATATTTAACTCACTTATACATATACCGCAATAACTCCATCGGTGCAAATGGATTAAGATCGAAGGTGGCcccagttatatatatatatatatatatatatatatatatatatataatatgactcGATCCGTACACTGGTggtattataattatatcatgtcgacttcatatatataactggattcatttaatattttttggtgttgtacggaaaaaataaatatcttcaTTAGTTTAATTTGCAGTAGTTGGAAATCTTCATAAAAATTgtagaattaataaaaaaaggccGGCCGGCCGGCAAGATTTCCTTTTAGCAAGTTAGATCCACGAAAAATATTTGCTTTCACGTACGAACGTACGTACCCCAGGCATGCAAGTAATATTAATTAGGACGTGACAATTAATGGGTTCAAACCGATAAATAATGTAGATATATAGTACTATTTTTTTCCCCAATGCTTAATTTCCTGACTAAAATAAGTAAACTAGCTAGGACGTACCTCTGCTCTCTCAATCCACGATGTTGCAATCGTAATTTCTATATATGCACAGTTTAGAAATGCTGGTTGGTTGCAAGTTGGAGTAACATTAAATTCCTCACCGCCGTTGGTCAAGGGTGTGATGATACCAATTATATAGTTCATGGACTAAAAAGGCAAAACCTCACAACATGAATTAATACTGCGATCAAAAGTGTTTGGGATCGGAGGTCAGTGGGTGGGTACAGGATGGCGGCTTTTGAAGGAGACCCTTTCGTAACTTGAGGTGATCATCTATATTAATTCTCAGGCTCAGAACTTTAATTTGGTCCTAATTCTCGAGTCCTTTCGATCGACTTACCTAAATCTGGGTAGTACGGCGGATTGGGAACGAAATTACGATCTCTCTTTACAAGTGGAAAAACATTTTGGATGCAACTAAATAgaaattgaatataatattagactaattacccaaaagaaaaggaaaatatatctatatatatatatatatatatatataatacacacacacacacacactagatGCAATATATATGCGCGCTGATCGAATTAGTTATAAGAAACAagtaacctagctagctagctcatgacTAATTATTTTTAGGTATGACTTACATGATAGAATTAGCAATCATCCAATTATACAAGTGTGTTTCAAGAAAATTTGGTTGGAAGTGtcaccaactatatatatatatatatatatatatccaaactTGCATGTGTGTAGCATATTGCTCAATCTGAGAAATATTTAAGGTCTAGtcgaatatatttatataggagGAGGTTATGATCAATTTATCATTTAGTTATTATCTGATCTGCACGTACGATATATTTGTgtcaattaattcattttttattggatCATGGTGGACCATAAAAATTAACCTTTTTGGTTCATCTTATTACAAGCTGATCAATaatatatgtgtataaatattatatattattttgataacgTACGTATAACcttaattaatattatgaatatacaGAAACTAAAAACTCTAAAACATTGCTAAAAAAAGTATCCACTGGTTTATCTTTAATCGAATTTAATCCTCTTCAAATTAGATGATCCAACATAGAAAGTTTTTAGTAAAGCCAGACGTACACTTGTTGATCATAATATTTTACGAATTAAGTCATATACATGCAAGGTCGGGCGCGTAGGGTACTACTTAATTTAACCTGTTACTGAAATTATCTCATAAATTTactttcaaagatatgaaaCACGCTACATTAATTTACTTACTTGGTGGATGTTATGAGGACTCCGTTAGCTCGGTTGCAATGGATGAAGAAGGGTGGACCTAGAAAGCAAATTTGAAGGATCGAGCGCGCTACTGATCAAGCAAGAAATTAGCATGTTGCagattatatataagtaggggtggcaatatgtgatacgacccgttaacccaacacgaacacgacacgataaaagcgggttagggtttagccttaacgggtttgggtcaaaacgggttgacccgttaagatacgattgcttaacgggtcactaacgggtcaacctgttATGATccgttataacccgttatgacctgttaagaaaattaaatttacctttatacccttagacctaaagtgtagggaggacgctccacttccttcttcaagttctaaatttgtttagatctgtgtttttaattttttattatatttgagattgtaatattaatatatatacattgtatgttttgtctattacatttgggatgtaattttaataatgaatattattacaaattgtgtggatcatatttgtttggattgtaattttagacttgtagttagttttttattttttatagatattatttatatttaaatatttatataaaatcaattaagtcaaacgggtcgtgtcgtgtcgtataGTGTATgtccaacccattaacgtaaatgagttgaaacggaacgggtcgtgtcgtgttatgtcgtgtcaatttatttcttattcattaacgggtcataacgggtcgtgtcgtgtcaacccgttatcttatcgTGTTGTGTTCGGGTttggaattttgacacgaaatccttaacgggtcgtgttcgtgttgacccgttaagtgtaatgtacataccttgacacgacacgaacacgacccgttaacacgatttgacacccatAATTATAAGCAACTTCATGCCACGTGATGGATattgaataatataatatggaaATCTAGATgtctatctttttatttataattagtatCTTCTGTTGGCTTTAAGCATGCATTCATGAGTTCCTGCTATATATGGAATATCTTTTAATTCTGCAAAGAGTTTATTTTCACGAACCGcggatatacatatatacatgcagaCTATGCAGTAGCACGTACGggaatatcaatatatatatatatatagagagagagagagagagagagaagcaaatttcttttatttagtttgTAAAAAGCCATTTTCAATGACGGTTATTTTACCACAGGAGAACTTGAATGGCCTTATACAGGTGAACATGGGTAATCTAAAGTGGTGCTCCGGTCCGGTGAAGCCCTAGCTAGTACCTTACATATATAACTGAACCCGTTAGGGTTTTTTCTTGGATGAGtgtatatattctttttcaGCCATTAAAATTGCcagtttttttcaaaaacttaaaGTTGAAAGGAAGTGATATTGAATcgaatcatatattttatattttaacgcGGCCCAAAAATTCACTGTTACATATAACTGATGTTAATTAAGATATAGTTTTTCCTCAAAAACACAGTCCAACCCAGATGTCCAACACAAAGCTGTCTTACACCAAAATCCTCAGCGAGCGCAGTTCAGAAACAACTGGTTTGCACTTTCTTCACATAACTCTACGCACTGCAACCCGGTTTTGCCCTAAAATTTCATCCACCATAAATGGCTTTCATTCAGCCTCCAACGAACCAGTCCCAACTTCCCGCCAATCTTCCAATCCTCACCCAAGTGAAAAACCATGAAGCATTATTCACAATCCGCCACAAATACGAGTTCTAGCAGCAGCAGCGGAGGCAGTAGTGGAGCTAGTGGCAGCATTGCCTCTGTTACTGCCGGGGCAGCACCCCCCACTAGGGGGCGTCACCCAGTTTATCGTGGAGTAAGGCGTCGGAGTACTGGGAAATGGGTGTCCGAAATTCGCGAACCCAGAAAGCCTAATAGAATCTGGCTAGGCACATTTCCTACACCTGAAATGGCTGCAGTCGCTTACGATGTGGCAGTGATTGCTCTCAAAGGTCAAGATACTGATCAACTAAACTTTCCCAACTCAGCCTCTTCTTTGCCCGTGCCCGCCTCCACTTCCCCACGTGATATCCAAGCAGCTGCAGCCTCTGCTGCAGCTGCTTTAGGGGCTGCAGCAGCTGCTATGGGAGCTGCAAAAGATGCTTCAACCGCGAATGAGGGTGATGGAACACAAAAAGCACTAGAACCAGAAAGACCAgtgtttgatgaatttgttgaCGAGGATTTGATCTTTGACATGCCCAATGTTCTTGTGAATATGGCTGAAGGAATGCTTCTTAGCCCACCTCGCTTGGACGTCGCTGGCGACGATGATGAAAACACTCATGATCAGGATCAGAACCTTTGGAAATTTCCTTAAACCACCATATATCTACAACTGCATAATCATCAATATTTTCCGCCAAAAACAAAACCTGAAGAAACTTAACCTCTATAATATACGACGGAGTCTTCCTTTGATAATCTAGAATGCAAGATGACAAAATCAAGTGCGTGTGAGAGTGCTGGCTTGTTTGCTTATAAATAATTCTACAGGATTTTGTGTATTAGGAGTTTCTCTTTTTGCACTTTCCTGTCTTTCAATGCTTGATCAAGAGTCACACAATGTGAGGATCAAAGAAACATCCTTATACAATTCACAAGCAGCTCGATCGACTTGATTTCATCAGCGACTGGAAATTGACATATGATCAAATCCTACCCAGAAGgcaaaagccaaaaaaaaaagaaagaaaaaagaacattaaaTTCGTGATATCTAAGTAAAACAAAGGCCTTCTTGATTTCAGGTACTATGCTTTAAttcgaagtaaaataaaatatacagcAGAATGCtttggttaaaaaaagaaaagaaaagagcagAAAAAATAGTGTCCGTACCGCCCATAACTGCCAGCAACTGAATTTGTAACTACCAACTTCCAAAAGATTTAAAAGAATCCATGAGAAATCTTAAGATCATTCGAGACAGTACTTTCCaaaaaatgactatatatatatatatatacatattcccATGAACTGAATCATAAATGGCACCTCAATTTGCATCTTCCAACTTCTATATGGTCAGACTGTCAGTACTGCAAAATATCATGATCAGTAATTCAATCCCATCTCAATCCAGCCCTCTAGAACTTTGTTACTACTTGAACCATAAATCAGGCCAAACACATGAAACGGTATTATTAGGCTTTGAAATAACATTGCAAATGGGAAGGATATGTTTCTAGAATTTTTCGGATGCTCAATCTCCATTTCATTATTCAGTGCACTGAGGTTCCAAATTAAGCAAATAGGATGAATGGTTAGGTGAAGAAAAGCAAGTAAGTTGGGAGGCTTAGTCAACAAAACAATCAAGATGTTGATTTAAGGGTGTTTTATATTATTACTTCTAACACTGCAGTACTTTACATGACTTTTATTTCCAGCCACACGTTGTGATTGTTAGGATGGAGCTCCCAAAAAGATTATGGCCTACCTTACCCTCTGTTGACGTGTCATTCTCGCCGTTTGGTTCCTATGACGTGGCACTCAGACATTGGGGGATAAATTCCAGGGATGTTGAGTCTTCACCTAGCTTCGACCTTTCGATCGACAGGGTCCACATAGTCATGCATCGTAGGCTTGGAGGCTATCCGAGAAGTAATATGTAGTTTTCAGTTTATTAGGAAGTGGAAATGCAAAGATCAGATGAGACCGAGAGACATTAGTGTGAGGCATGAAGAGGAATGTGGCTTTAGTACTACCCATGCAcctaaacataattaattaatcttacTAGCACTTGGAAGATGGAGCTTTGTTAGCACCCTGCCTCTGGCCTGTTATAACAAGAATAAATGTGTAATATCAAACAAGGACCTTCGGTCCCAcacctagctatatatatatatcatgcccAATGTTCTTGTGAATATTCTAATAAGAGAATTACtacatatacaaaaaatatatatatatataaagtaaactcataaattattGTGATTTCGTGAAATcttttagatctattttataattaaattaaatttataatttaacgtatcacattaaatctcatcaatttataaatttatttttatataatttttttatagttaaaatatttccatcctaataaatatatatataagt
This genomic interval from Juglans regia cultivar Chandler chromosome 3, Walnut 2.0, whole genome shotgun sequence contains the following:
- the LOC108985007 gene encoding ethylene-responsive transcription factor ERF024-like, yielding MKHYSQSATNTSSSSSSGGSSGASGSIASVTAGAAPPTRGRHPVYRGVRRRSTGKWVSEIREPRKPNRIWLGTFPTPEMAAVAYDVAVIALKGQDTDQLNFPNSASSLPVPASTSPRDIQAAAASAAAALGAAAAAMGAAKDASTANEGDGTQKALEPERPVFDEFVDEDLIFDMPNVLVNMAEGMLLSPPRLDVAGDDDENTHDQDQNLWKFP